In the Pithys albifrons albifrons isolate INPA30051 chromosome 3, PitAlb_v1, whole genome shotgun sequence genome, one interval contains:
- the GSAP gene encoding gamma-secretase-activating protein isoform X2, producing the protein MLLRLLPQFELWRDVGPWLAARGSAAAADTSENSSALYVVNVERNGKIIYTWKGNQRNTHIGLYDLQTKQNEHLYMFEKDLHIISCSINNERTLLAVSFRQYTEQETASQLLQSVSKYLALLIEIHPINNVRVLKAVDSCIRVQFLYPVEDRSASTESRLLLVSEDKYIELFDIRVVAEEEHRVVIQKSGQLPRAKVADDLVWAQWDMMEQRLFYIVPKESKSTLRCVQFYPDENFNSILESHLDISVNETQLKLVNFGYDYCQDQDVASKSLNLQVFTSKAGGLCVCCSLASDTPDEIMYSIYFLHKGEDARIDRLQTCSIRSPLVSTALDCRAGNLYAVSITDSALLQLLQKSKQDSERLAALHCALLYFQHTEDLEMQIIRWISENLSTCHSFDPIQEFIIASLYCRMCPETQNLDKLLPYTSLLDWTGVVPGVMCATDIISLPMLDFQNSKGFWEKLNSNLESVKYAEPHLHYQNNVLRREWQNLSEEREERRTTAYLRNIFENAKKVLSHLDTWDSEARLVPLFEEEDYQQQLLMGLMVAQLKDHLMRHLQYVGKKKIDQIVLDYVANLLNLIHRILKEVWRRYQLHSRVFCFDERGSAGEFAVFHIMSRILEAANGMCMPLPPGFHTLHLGLGVRCLPLHTLLHYIDNGVLQLTETCVRKLLKDLDDTEQNEKLKFSIVTRLPEALGQKVRQFWNHPINENLIARNYVKLLLEKLENRQCSRPIPERFSVPVEFLPLNYLTNMLAEIENQGVHLYEKQDHVNARFIEEMALKHTMTLLGLKYS; encoded by the exons ATACTTCTGAGAATTCATCAGCACTCTACGTTGTAAATgttgaaagaaatggaaaaattatttataccTGGAAG GGAAATCAGAGAAATACTCATATTGGATTGTACGATCTTCAAACGAAACAAAATGAG CATCTCTATATGTTCGAGAAGGATCTGCACATAATCAGCTGTTCAATCAACAATGAAAGGACATTATTgg CCGTCTCCTTCCGTCAGTACACAGAGCAAGAGACAGCAAGTCAGCTATTACAGTCAG TATCCAAATATTTAGCCTTGCTAATTGAAATTCATCCCATTAATAATGTGAGAGTCCTGAAGGCTGTGGATAGCTGCATTCGAGTGCAG TTTCTTTATCCAGTTGAGGACAGAAGTGCTTCTACAGAAAGTCGCCTCTTGCTAGTTTCAGAAGATAAAT ATATTGAACTATTTGACATTCGTGTTGTTGCAGAAGAAGAACACAGAGTG gTGATTCAAAAGTCAGGGCAGCTTCCAAGAGCCAAAGTTGCGGATGATCTTGTTTGGGCACAGTGGGATATGATGGAACAAAGGCTCTTCTACATTGTTCCAAAG GAATCAAAGAGTACTTTAAGGTGTGTCCAGTTTTATCCTGATGAAAATTTTAACTCAATA CTGGAGTCACACCTGGATATTTCTGTAAATGAGACACAATTAAA ACTTGTGAATTTTGGATATGATTACTGTCAAGACCAAGATGTTGCATCTAAATCTTTGAACCTTCAGGTTTTTACAAGTAAAGCAG gaggcttgtgtgtgtgttgtagCCTAGCCTCTGATACTCCTGATGAAATCATGTACTCCATATATTTTTTACATAAAG GTGAGGATGCAAGAATTGACAGGTTACAAACCTGCTCCATCCGATCCCCACTGGTGTCAACAGCCTTGGATTGCAGAGCAGGGAACCTGTATGCTGTGAGCATCACTGACAGTGccttgctgcagctcctgcagaagaGCAAACAGGACAGTGAGAGATTGGCAGCTCTACACTGTGCCCTGCTGTACTTCCAACACACAGAAGACTTGGAAATGCAG ATTATTCGGTGGATTTCTGAGAACCTGTCGACGTGTCACTCGTTTGACCCCATTCAAGAATTTATCATTG CCTCCCTGTACTGCAGAATGTGTCCAGAAACTCAAAACTTGGATAAACTTTTGCCTTACACATCACTGCTTGACTGGACTGGG GTTGTCCCTGGAGTAATGTGTGCAACGGACATTATTTCTCTACCTATGTTAGAT TTCCAAAACTCCAAAGGCTTCTGGGAGAAACTCAACTCAAACCTGGAGAGTGTGAAGTATGCAGAGCCACACTTGCACTACCAAAATAACGTGCTGAGGAGGGAATGGCAGAACCTTTCAGAAGAG agagaggagagaagaacCACAGCATATTTGAGGAATATCTTTGAAAATGCCAAAAA GGTGCTTTCTCATCTGGACACTTGGGACTCTG AGGCGAGACTGGTCCCTCTCTTTGAGGAGGAGGATTATCAGCAGCAGTTACTAATGGGACTG atggTTGCTCAGCTAAAGGATCACCTTATGAGACATCTACAGTATGTAGGAAAAAAGAAGATTGACCAAATAGTTTTGGATTACGTTGCAAACCTG ctGAATCTGATACATCGAATACTGAAGGAAGTTTGGAGGAGATACCAGCTTCATTCCCGCGTCTTCTGCTT TGATGAAAGAGGAAGTGCAGGAGAGTTTGCAGTGTTTCATATCATGAGTCGGATCCTGGAAGCAGCAAATGGCATGTGCATGCCTTTGCCTCCTG GTTTTCACACTCTGCACTTGGGCCTCGGTGTTCGCTGTCTCCCCCTGCACACCCTCCTGCACTACATTGACAATGGAGTCCTGCAACTGACAGAAACGTGTGTCAGGAAGTTGCTGAAAG ATCTGGATGACACTGAACAGAATGAAAAACTGAAGTTTAGTATTGTCACAAGGCTTCCTGAG GCTCTTGGTCAGAAGGTGCGTCAGTTCTGGAACCATCCGATAAATGAGAATTTGATTGCACGGAATTATGTGAAACTGCTGCTCGAGAAGCTGGAGAACAGGCAG TGCAGCAGGCCAATCCCTGAGAGGTTCTCAGTCCCTGTGGAGTTTTTGCCACTCAACTACCTGACAAATATGTTGGCAGAGATAGAGAATCAAG GTGTGCATCTGTATGAAAAACAAGACCATGTTAATGCAAGATTCATAGAGGAAATGGCACTCAAACACACTATGACGCTTTTAGGCCTCAAATATTCCTGA
- the GSAP gene encoding gamma-secretase-activating protein isoform X3, protein MLLRLLPQFELWRDVGPWLAARGSAAAADTSENSSALYVVNVERNGKIIYTWKGNQRNTHIGLYDLQTKQNEHLYMFEKDLHIISCSINNERTLLAVSFRQYTEQETASQLLQSVSKYLALLIEIHPINNVRVLKAVDSCIRVQFLYPVEDRSASTESRLLLVSEDKYIELFDIRVVAEEEHRVVIQKSGQLPRAKVADDLVWAQWDMMEQRLFYIVPKESKSTLRCVQFYPDENFNSILESHLDISVNETQLKLVNFGYDYCQDQDVASKSLNLQVFTSKAGEDARIDRLQTCSIRSPLVSTALDCRAGNLYAVSITDSALLQLLQKSKQDSERLAALHCALLYFQHTEDLEMQIIRWISENLSTCHSFDPIQEFIIASLYCRMCPETQNLDKLLPYTSLLDWTGVVPGVMCATDIISLPMLDFQNSKGFWEKLNSNLESVKYAEPHLHYQNNVLRREWQNLSEEREERRTTAYLRNIFENAKKVLSHLDTWDSEARLVPLFEEEDYQQQLLMGLMVAQLKDHLMRHLQYVGKKKIDQIVLDYVANLLNLIHRILKEVWRRYQLHSRVFCFDERGSAGEFAVFHIMSRILEAANGMCMPLPPGFHTLHLGLGVRCLPLHTLLHYIDNGVLQLTETCVRKLLKDLDDTEQNEKLKFSIVTRLPEALGQKVRQFWNHPINENLIARNYVKLLLEKLENRQCSRPIPERFSVPVEFLPLNYLTNMLAEIENQGVHLYEKQDHVNARFIEEMALKHTMTLLGLKYS, encoded by the exons ATACTTCTGAGAATTCATCAGCACTCTACGTTGTAAATgttgaaagaaatggaaaaattatttataccTGGAAG GGAAATCAGAGAAATACTCATATTGGATTGTACGATCTTCAAACGAAACAAAATGAG CATCTCTATATGTTCGAGAAGGATCTGCACATAATCAGCTGTTCAATCAACAATGAAAGGACATTATTgg CCGTCTCCTTCCGTCAGTACACAGAGCAAGAGACAGCAAGTCAGCTATTACAGTCAG TATCCAAATATTTAGCCTTGCTAATTGAAATTCATCCCATTAATAATGTGAGAGTCCTGAAGGCTGTGGATAGCTGCATTCGAGTGCAG TTTCTTTATCCAGTTGAGGACAGAAGTGCTTCTACAGAAAGTCGCCTCTTGCTAGTTTCAGAAGATAAAT ATATTGAACTATTTGACATTCGTGTTGTTGCAGAAGAAGAACACAGAGTG gTGATTCAAAAGTCAGGGCAGCTTCCAAGAGCCAAAGTTGCGGATGATCTTGTTTGGGCACAGTGGGATATGATGGAACAAAGGCTCTTCTACATTGTTCCAAAG GAATCAAAGAGTACTTTAAGGTGTGTCCAGTTTTATCCTGATGAAAATTTTAACTCAATA CTGGAGTCACACCTGGATATTTCTGTAAATGAGACACAATTAAA ACTTGTGAATTTTGGATATGATTACTGTCAAGACCAAGATGTTGCATCTAAATCTTTGAACCTTCAGGTTTTTACAAGTAAAGCAG GTGAGGATGCAAGAATTGACAGGTTACAAACCTGCTCCATCCGATCCCCACTGGTGTCAACAGCCTTGGATTGCAGAGCAGGGAACCTGTATGCTGTGAGCATCACTGACAGTGccttgctgcagctcctgcagaagaGCAAACAGGACAGTGAGAGATTGGCAGCTCTACACTGTGCCCTGCTGTACTTCCAACACACAGAAGACTTGGAAATGCAG ATTATTCGGTGGATTTCTGAGAACCTGTCGACGTGTCACTCGTTTGACCCCATTCAAGAATTTATCATTG CCTCCCTGTACTGCAGAATGTGTCCAGAAACTCAAAACTTGGATAAACTTTTGCCTTACACATCACTGCTTGACTGGACTGGG GTTGTCCCTGGAGTAATGTGTGCAACGGACATTATTTCTCTACCTATGTTAGAT TTCCAAAACTCCAAAGGCTTCTGGGAGAAACTCAACTCAAACCTGGAGAGTGTGAAGTATGCAGAGCCACACTTGCACTACCAAAATAACGTGCTGAGGAGGGAATGGCAGAACCTTTCAGAAGAG agagaggagagaagaacCACAGCATATTTGAGGAATATCTTTGAAAATGCCAAAAA GGTGCTTTCTCATCTGGACACTTGGGACTCTG AGGCGAGACTGGTCCCTCTCTTTGAGGAGGAGGATTATCAGCAGCAGTTACTAATGGGACTG atggTTGCTCAGCTAAAGGATCACCTTATGAGACATCTACAGTATGTAGGAAAAAAGAAGATTGACCAAATAGTTTTGGATTACGTTGCAAACCTG ctGAATCTGATACATCGAATACTGAAGGAAGTTTGGAGGAGATACCAGCTTCATTCCCGCGTCTTCTGCTT TGATGAAAGAGGAAGTGCAGGAGAGTTTGCAGTGTTTCATATCATGAGTCGGATCCTGGAAGCAGCAAATGGCATGTGCATGCCTTTGCCTCCTG GTTTTCACACTCTGCACTTGGGCCTCGGTGTTCGCTGTCTCCCCCTGCACACCCTCCTGCACTACATTGACAATGGAGTCCTGCAACTGACAGAAACGTGTGTCAGGAAGTTGCTGAAAG ATCTGGATGACACTGAACAGAATGAAAAACTGAAGTTTAGTATTGTCACAAGGCTTCCTGAG GCTCTTGGTCAGAAGGTGCGTCAGTTCTGGAACCATCCGATAAATGAGAATTTGATTGCACGGAATTATGTGAAACTGCTGCTCGAGAAGCTGGAGAACAGGCAG TGCAGCAGGCCAATCCCTGAGAGGTTCTCAGTCCCTGTGGAGTTTTTGCCACTCAACTACCTGACAAATATGTTGGCAGAGATAGAGAATCAAG GTGTGCATCTGTATGAAAAACAAGACCATGTTAATGCAAGATTCATAGAGGAAATGGCACTCAAACACACTATGACGCTTTTAGGCCTCAAATATTCCTGA
- the GSAP gene encoding gamma-secretase-activating protein isoform X1: MLLRLLPQFELWRDVGPWLAARGSAAAADTSENSSALYVVNVERNGKIIYTWKGNQRNTHIGLYDLQTKQNEHLYMFEKDLHIISCSINNERTLLAVSFRQYTEQETASQLLQSVSKYLALLIEIHPINNVRVLKAVDSCIRVQFLYPVEDRSASTESRLLLVSEDKYIELFDIRVVAEEEHRVVIQKSGQLPRAKVADDLVWAQWDMMEQRLFYIVPKESKSTLRCVQFYPDENFNSILESHLDISVNETQLKLVNFGYDYCQDQDVASKSLNLQVFTSKAGGLCVCCSLASDTPDEIMYSIYFLHKGYNKTFTVSLDRTESHQLKEVAFMNLDYYVAAYLPGQFLHLLNIQHPDLLCYSLFLTGEDARIDRLQTCSIRSPLVSTALDCRAGNLYAVSITDSALLQLLQKSKQDSERLAALHCALLYFQHTEDLEMQIIRWISENLSTCHSFDPIQEFIIASLYCRMCPETQNLDKLLPYTSLLDWTGVVPGVMCATDIISLPMLDFQNSKGFWEKLNSNLESVKYAEPHLHYQNNVLRREWQNLSEEREERRTTAYLRNIFENAKKVLSHLDTWDSEARLVPLFEEEDYQQQLLMGLMVAQLKDHLMRHLQYVGKKKIDQIVLDYVANLLNLIHRILKEVWRRYQLHSRVFCFDERGSAGEFAVFHIMSRILEAANGMCMPLPPGFHTLHLGLGVRCLPLHTLLHYIDNGVLQLTETCVRKLLKDLDDTEQNEKLKFSIVTRLPEALGQKVRQFWNHPINENLIARNYVKLLLEKLENRQCSRPIPERFSVPVEFLPLNYLTNMLAEIENQGVHLYEKQDHVNARFIEEMALKHTMTLLGLKYS, translated from the exons ATACTTCTGAGAATTCATCAGCACTCTACGTTGTAAATgttgaaagaaatggaaaaattatttataccTGGAAG GGAAATCAGAGAAATACTCATATTGGATTGTACGATCTTCAAACGAAACAAAATGAG CATCTCTATATGTTCGAGAAGGATCTGCACATAATCAGCTGTTCAATCAACAATGAAAGGACATTATTgg CCGTCTCCTTCCGTCAGTACACAGAGCAAGAGACAGCAAGTCAGCTATTACAGTCAG TATCCAAATATTTAGCCTTGCTAATTGAAATTCATCCCATTAATAATGTGAGAGTCCTGAAGGCTGTGGATAGCTGCATTCGAGTGCAG TTTCTTTATCCAGTTGAGGACAGAAGTGCTTCTACAGAAAGTCGCCTCTTGCTAGTTTCAGAAGATAAAT ATATTGAACTATTTGACATTCGTGTTGTTGCAGAAGAAGAACACAGAGTG gTGATTCAAAAGTCAGGGCAGCTTCCAAGAGCCAAAGTTGCGGATGATCTTGTTTGGGCACAGTGGGATATGATGGAACAAAGGCTCTTCTACATTGTTCCAAAG GAATCAAAGAGTACTTTAAGGTGTGTCCAGTTTTATCCTGATGAAAATTTTAACTCAATA CTGGAGTCACACCTGGATATTTCTGTAAATGAGACACAATTAAA ACTTGTGAATTTTGGATATGATTACTGTCAAGACCAAGATGTTGCATCTAAATCTTTGAACCTTCAGGTTTTTACAAGTAAAGCAG gaggcttgtgtgtgtgttgtagCCTAGCCTCTGATACTCCTGATGAAATCATGTACTCCATATATTTTTTACATAAAG gttACAACAAAACTTTTACAGTTTCTCTAGACAGAACAGAATCTCATCAATTGAAGGAAGTGGCTTTTATGAATCTTG ACTATTATGTGGCTGCTTATTTGCCTGGCCAGTTCCTGCACCTCCTGAATATTCAACATCCTGACCTGCTGTGCTATAGTTTATTTCTGACAG GTGAGGATGCAAGAATTGACAGGTTACAAACCTGCTCCATCCGATCCCCACTGGTGTCAACAGCCTTGGATTGCAGAGCAGGGAACCTGTATGCTGTGAGCATCACTGACAGTGccttgctgcagctcctgcagaagaGCAAACAGGACAGTGAGAGATTGGCAGCTCTACACTGTGCCCTGCTGTACTTCCAACACACAGAAGACTTGGAAATGCAG ATTATTCGGTGGATTTCTGAGAACCTGTCGACGTGTCACTCGTTTGACCCCATTCAAGAATTTATCATTG CCTCCCTGTACTGCAGAATGTGTCCAGAAACTCAAAACTTGGATAAACTTTTGCCTTACACATCACTGCTTGACTGGACTGGG GTTGTCCCTGGAGTAATGTGTGCAACGGACATTATTTCTCTACCTATGTTAGAT TTCCAAAACTCCAAAGGCTTCTGGGAGAAACTCAACTCAAACCTGGAGAGTGTGAAGTATGCAGAGCCACACTTGCACTACCAAAATAACGTGCTGAGGAGGGAATGGCAGAACCTTTCAGAAGAG agagaggagagaagaacCACAGCATATTTGAGGAATATCTTTGAAAATGCCAAAAA GGTGCTTTCTCATCTGGACACTTGGGACTCTG AGGCGAGACTGGTCCCTCTCTTTGAGGAGGAGGATTATCAGCAGCAGTTACTAATGGGACTG atggTTGCTCAGCTAAAGGATCACCTTATGAGACATCTACAGTATGTAGGAAAAAAGAAGATTGACCAAATAGTTTTGGATTACGTTGCAAACCTG ctGAATCTGATACATCGAATACTGAAGGAAGTTTGGAGGAGATACCAGCTTCATTCCCGCGTCTTCTGCTT TGATGAAAGAGGAAGTGCAGGAGAGTTTGCAGTGTTTCATATCATGAGTCGGATCCTGGAAGCAGCAAATGGCATGTGCATGCCTTTGCCTCCTG GTTTTCACACTCTGCACTTGGGCCTCGGTGTTCGCTGTCTCCCCCTGCACACCCTCCTGCACTACATTGACAATGGAGTCCTGCAACTGACAGAAACGTGTGTCAGGAAGTTGCTGAAAG ATCTGGATGACACTGAACAGAATGAAAAACTGAAGTTTAGTATTGTCACAAGGCTTCCTGAG GCTCTTGGTCAGAAGGTGCGTCAGTTCTGGAACCATCCGATAAATGAGAATTTGATTGCACGGAATTATGTGAAACTGCTGCTCGAGAAGCTGGAGAACAGGCAG TGCAGCAGGCCAATCCCTGAGAGGTTCTCAGTCCCTGTGGAGTTTTTGCCACTCAACTACCTGACAAATATGTTGGCAGAGATAGAGAATCAAG GTGTGCATCTGTATGAAAAACAAGACCATGTTAATGCAAGATTCATAGAGGAAATGGCACTCAAACACACTATGACGCTTTTAGGCCTCAAATATTCCTGA